The following coding sequences lie in one Peribacillus frigoritolerans genomic window:
- the prsW gene encoding glutamic-type intramembrane protease PrsW, with translation MLVMLSAAIAPGLALLSYFYLKDQYETEPISVVVKTFLFGVFLVLPIMFIQYVLETEHILNTDLANAFLWAALLEEFFKWFILIYVIYQHVAFDEPYDGIVYGAAVSLGFATMENILYLLANGVEHAFLRAVLPVSSHALFGVIMGYYLGKAKFSASNNRVYLSLALIIPISLHGVYDYILVSQKFWVYFIMPFMIYLWWLGMKKVKKARLLSDFHAEKLSQNQYLSK, from the coding sequence ATGCTGGTCATGTTGTCAGCGGCCATTGCGCCAGGATTGGCGCTACTGAGCTATTTCTATTTGAAAGATCAATATGAAACCGAACCGATATCGGTTGTGGTCAAAACATTTTTATTCGGTGTCTTTCTTGTATTGCCGATTATGTTCATACAGTATGTGCTCGAAACGGAACATATCTTGAATACCGATTTAGCAAATGCTTTTTTATGGGCTGCACTGCTTGAGGAATTCTTCAAGTGGTTCATACTCATTTATGTCATTTATCAGCATGTAGCATTCGATGAGCCGTATGATGGGATAGTTTACGGAGCTGCAGTCTCCCTTGGATTCGCAACAATGGAGAATATTTTGTACTTGTTGGCCAACGGGGTGGAACATGCTTTTCTCAGGGCCGTTCTCCCTGTATCCAGTCACGCTTTGTTCGGTGTGATCATGGGATATTATTTGGGCAAGGCTAAATTTTCAGCATCGAATAATAGGGTCTATTTATCATTGGCATTGATCATACCAATTTCGTTACATGGGGTTTACGATTATATTTTAGTTTCCCAAAAATTTTGGGTGTACTTTATCATGCCATTCATGATTTATTTATGGTGGCTAGGCATGAAAAAAGTAAAAAAAGCACGTTTGTTGTCTGACTTTCATGCAGAAAAACTTTCTCAAAATCAATACCTTAGTAAATGA
- the fni gene encoding type 2 isopentenyl-diphosphate Delta-isomerase, with translation MERKQRKLDHIEFALKTGQQHKTGLEDISFIHQSLPGISLNNVNLTAEVGGLELSSPIFINAMTGGGGPETEKLNGDLAIAARETGIAMAVGSQMAAIKDSSQQASFKVVRQENPNGVLIGNLGGEATVEQAKRASDMIGANALQIHINVIQELTMPEGDKDFAGTLSRIEKINRTIGIPIIVKEVGFGMSMETVQQLHSIGISIIDVGGFGGTNFAKIENERRAKILGYFNEWGIPTAASIVEAVNVSPQLSVIGSGGIQSPLEISKSLALGAKGVGLAGHFLKLYKELGLEQLIKEINYIHEDLKIIMTALGCGNISELRKSKLVIKGNTYHWLSQRGIDCSAYAK, from the coding sequence TTGGAGAGAAAACAACGAAAATTAGATCATATAGAATTTGCGCTAAAGACAGGGCAGCAGCATAAAACCGGACTAGAAGATATTTCGTTTATTCACCAAAGCTTACCAGGTATTTCCTTGAATAATGTGAACCTCACAGCAGAAGTTGGCGGACTTGAATTAAGTTCGCCAATTTTCATAAATGCCATGACCGGAGGCGGAGGCCCTGAAACCGAAAAATTGAATGGTGACCTAGCCATTGCTGCTCGGGAAACAGGAATCGCCATGGCGGTCGGATCTCAAATGGCAGCCATCAAGGATTCTAGCCAGCAGGCTTCTTTTAAAGTTGTAAGGCAGGAAAATCCTAATGGTGTGTTGATTGGTAATCTCGGTGGCGAAGCAACAGTCGAACAGGCTAAGCGGGCCAGCGATATGATCGGGGCAAATGCCCTTCAGATTCATATCAATGTAATTCAAGAATTGACGATGCCTGAAGGGGACAAGGATTTTGCCGGTACCCTTTCGAGAATTGAAAAAATCAATAGAACGATCGGAATCCCTATCATCGTAAAAGAGGTTGGATTTGGGATGAGTATGGAAACGGTGCAGCAATTACATTCTATTGGTATTTCGATCATTGATGTAGGCGGGTTTGGCGGAACGAATTTTGCTAAAATCGAGAATGAGAGACGCGCAAAAATACTCGGTTATTTCAACGAATGGGGCATACCGACAGCCGCTTCGATTGTCGAGGCAGTTAATGTTTCACCACAGCTATCAGTCATTGGATCAGGCGGCATTCAAAGTCCTCTGGAAATTTCAAAAAGCCTGGCATTAGGAGCGAAAGGTGTCGGATTGGCCGGACATTTCCTCAAGCTCTATAAAGAGTTGGGCTTGGAACAACTGATTAAAGAAATAAATTACATACATGAAGATTTAAAGATCATCATGACTGCACTAGGGTGCGGTAATATCTCAGAGCTAAGGAAATCGAAATTAGTCATCAAGGGCAATACCTATCATTGGTTATCTCAAAGAGGCATTGATTGTTCGGCATATGCTAAATGA
- a CDS encoding lysophospholipid acyltransferase family protein: MTLDFYTFAKNIVKGVLTPSFRVKALGKEHIPKEGGVLICANHIDNLDPPIVGMTSPRDIHFMAKEELFQAPVLKGILPRVNAFPVKRGNSDRESLRKGLKLLKEGKAIGLFPEGTRSKTGELGEGLAGAGFFALRSDAVIIPCAIIGPYKFLRPLKVVYGPPINFTQYREQKISADEATKIIMDQIGKLISEHK; the protein is encoded by the coding sequence ATGACATTGGATTTTTACACATTTGCCAAGAACATCGTAAAAGGCGTTTTAACGCCTTCGTTTAGGGTTAAAGCGCTCGGAAAGGAACATATCCCTAAAGAGGGCGGAGTATTGATCTGTGCCAATCACATTGATAATTTGGATCCGCCCATAGTTGGAATGACATCTCCAAGGGATATTCATTTCATGGCGAAAGAAGAGTTGTTTCAAGCACCTGTTTTAAAGGGTATATTACCCAGAGTAAATGCATTTCCCGTGAAGCGGGGCAATAGCGATCGGGAATCCCTGAGAAAAGGTTTAAAGCTTTTGAAGGAGGGCAAGGCGATCGGTCTGTTTCCCGAAGGAACCAGAAGCAAGACTGGTGAATTGGGAGAAGGTTTGGCGGGTGCTGGATTTTTCGCTTTGCGGTCTGATGCCGTTATCATACCGTGTGCAATCATCGGCCCATATAAATTTTTGCGCCCGTTGAAGGTCGTTTACGGTCCTCCAATAAATTTTACTCAATATCGCGAACAGAAAATATCAGCCGATGAGGCTACCAAAATCATCATGGACCAAATTGGGAAATTGATTTCCGAGCATAAATAG
- a CDS encoding YpfB family protein — MKTFERLLIKVIIIQLACLFFFQFLLSREDQIFDLTKLSRYEGVTSNNYTKIIETFNGTDK; from the coding sequence ATGAAAACATTTGAAAGACTATTAATTAAAGTGATCATCATTCAATTGGCCTGCTTATTTTTTTTCCAGTTCCTTTTGAGCAGGGAGGATCAAATCTTTGATTTGACCAAGCTCTCGAGGTATGAAGGTGTCACCAGCAATAATTATACGAAAATCATTGAAACATTCAATGGGACCGATAAGTAA
- the der gene encoding ribosome biogenesis GTPase Der, with the protein MPKPVIAIVGRPNVGKSTIFNRIVGERVSIVEDVPGVTRDRIYSSGEWLTHDFNIIDTGGIDIGDEPFLEQIRQQAEIAIDEADVIIFMTNGREGVTAADEEVAKILYKSRKPVVLAVNKVDNPEMKDQIYDFYALGFGDPFPISGSHGLGLGDLLDEAAKHFPKFTGQDYDDDVIKFSLIGRPNVGKSSLVNALLGEERVIVSDIEGTTRDAIDSPYKYNGKEYVIIDTAGMRKKGKVYESTEKYSVLRALRAIERSDVVLVVLNAEEGIREQDKKIAGYAHEAGRAVIIVVNKWDAIEKDEKTMKDFEEKIRAHFLFLDYAPIIYLSALTKKRTHTLIPVIDQASENHAIRVQTNVLNEVVMDAVAMNPTPTHNGNRLKIYYTTQVAIKPPTFVVFVNDPELLHFSYERFLENRIRDAFGFEGTPIRIFGRQRK; encoded by the coding sequence ATGCCAAAACCGGTAATTGCGATAGTCGGTCGTCCGAACGTGGGAAAATCGACAATTTTTAATAGAATAGTTGGAGAACGGGTTTCGATTGTCGAAGACGTTCCTGGAGTGACCCGGGACAGGATTTATAGTTCTGGTGAATGGTTGACACATGATTTTAACATTATTGATACAGGTGGAATTGATATCGGTGACGAGCCGTTCCTGGAACAAATTCGCCAGCAGGCTGAAATTGCCATCGACGAAGCCGATGTGATAATTTTTATGACGAATGGTCGTGAAGGGGTAACGGCTGCTGATGAAGAAGTCGCTAAGATTCTCTATAAATCGAGAAAGCCGGTTGTCCTTGCAGTAAATAAAGTTGATAACCCAGAAATGAAGGATCAAATTTATGATTTCTATGCGTTAGGTTTTGGCGATCCATTCCCGATCTCCGGTTCTCATGGGCTTGGTCTTGGTGACCTTCTGGATGAAGCGGCCAAACATTTCCCTAAATTCACTGGACAGGATTATGATGATGATGTCATTAAATTCAGTTTGATTGGAAGACCGAACGTAGGTAAATCATCTCTGGTCAATGCATTGTTAGGTGAAGAACGTGTCATTGTAAGCGATATTGAAGGTACGACTCGCGACGCGATTGACTCTCCGTATAAGTACAATGGCAAAGAATATGTCATTATTGATACTGCAGGGATGAGGAAAAAAGGTAAAGTGTATGAAAGCACGGAAAAATATAGCGTACTTCGTGCATTAAGGGCAATCGAACGTTCAGACGTTGTTCTTGTGGTCCTGAACGCTGAAGAAGGTATTCGTGAGCAGGATAAAAAAATTGCCGGATATGCCCATGAAGCGGGTAGGGCGGTCATCATCGTCGTCAATAAGTGGGATGCCATCGAAAAAGATGAAAAAACGATGAAGGATTTTGAAGAAAAAATCCGTGCCCATTTCCTATTCTTGGATTATGCGCCAATCATTTATCTTTCTGCCTTAACGAAAAAACGTACACATACCTTAATACCGGTCATTGATCAGGCTAGTGAGAATCATGCTATCCGGGTTCAGACAAATGTATTGAATGAAGTGGTCATGGACGCCGTGGCGATGAATCCGACACCGACACATAATGGCAACCGTTTGAAAATTTATTATACGACTCAGGTAGCGATCAAGCCGCCAACTTTCGTTGTATTCGTTAACGATCCGGAGTTATTGCATTTCTCATATGAGAGATTTTTAGAAAATAGAATTAGGGATGCCTTTGGTTTTGAAGGTACACCAATACGAATTTTTGGACGCCAGAGAAAATAG
- the sleB gene encoding spore cortex-lytic enzyme: MKGISSKWKWLLLFSCITICFGIYPETRTNAFSSQIIQKGAVGDDVIELQARLQNIGYYNGKIDGAYGWGTYWALRNFQQDFGLPIDGLAGTTTKQKLTNASNFNKAWVHEQINKGNEFTYYGGVPIEKQVKAKGNGTTSGGAASGKAPSKPTTSANLPGGYSQNDIQLMANAVYGEARGEPYTGQVAVAAVILNRVESAAFPNTISGVIFEPGAFTAVADGQIWLTPNERAKEAVVDAINGWDPSGNAEYYFNPDTATSKWIWSREQIKRIGKHIFCK; encoded by the coding sequence ATGAAAGGAATTTCGTCAAAATGGAAATGGCTTTTGCTGTTTTCGTGTATTACTATTTGTTTCGGAATTTACCCGGAAACAAGAACAAATGCCTTTTCGAGCCAAATCATTCAAAAAGGTGCGGTTGGAGACGATGTAATTGAACTGCAGGCACGCCTACAAAACATCGGTTACTATAATGGAAAGATTGATGGAGCCTATGGATGGGGCACTTATTGGGCACTTCGAAATTTTCAACAAGATTTCGGGCTTCCAATAGATGGTTTGGCAGGGACTACAACAAAACAGAAGTTGACGAATGCGTCTAATTTCAATAAAGCATGGGTTCATGAGCAGATCAATAAAGGGAACGAGTTCACCTATTATGGAGGAGTCCCCATTGAAAAACAGGTAAAAGCGAAAGGAAATGGCACTACGTCTGGAGGGGCCGCTTCCGGAAAAGCTCCTTCCAAACCAACGACATCAGCCAATCTTCCAGGAGGATATTCTCAAAACGATATACAGCTGATGGCCAATGCCGTTTATGGAGAAGCACGAGGGGAGCCATATACAGGTCAGGTTGCCGTTGCGGCAGTAATACTGAATAGAGTGGAAAGTGCTGCTTTTCCTAATACCATTTCAGGAGTGATTTTTGAACCTGGGGCCTTTACGGCTGTTGCGGATGGACAGATTTGGCTGACACCGAACGAAAGGGCGAAAGAAGCCGTGGTGGATGCTATCAATGGATGGGATCCAAGCGGTAATGCAGAATATTATTTTAACCCCGATACGGCAACAAGCAAATGGATCTGGTCAAGGGAACAAATTAAAAGAATCGGAAAACATATCTTTTGTAAGTAA
- the rpsA gene encoding 30S ribosomal protein S1 — MTEDMNQVEVNNYKVGDQVKATVSKVEEKQVIVDVENSKTDGIIPISELSSLHVEKASDAVSEGDALELEVIKVEEEALILSKRKIDALKAWDDLELKFENGDVFEAEVKDVVKGGLVVDLGVRGFVPASLVEDYFVEDFSDYKNKTLTFKIVELEKDKNRLILSHRAVVQEQKEKQKANVLDKIESGQVLEGVVQRITDFGAFVDIGGVDGLVHISQLSHQHVEKASDVVSEGDKVQVKVLSIDRDNERISLSIKDTLPGPWAGIAEKAAKGSTLEGIVKRLVSFGAFVEIFPGVEGLVHISQISHKHIATPQEVLKEGQSVEVKVLEVNETDQRLSLSIKELEEPQANYNTSDYEIPEESKGFQLGEMIGDQLKKLK, encoded by the coding sequence ATGACAGAAGATATGAACCAGGTAGAAGTGAACAATTACAAAGTTGGGGATCAAGTTAAAGCAACCGTTTCAAAGGTAGAAGAAAAACAGGTCATTGTCGATGTGGAAAACAGCAAGACTGATGGAATCATACCAATAAGTGAGCTTTCAAGCCTTCATGTCGAAAAGGCGTCAGATGCCGTTTCGGAAGGTGATGCATTGGAGCTGGAAGTCATTAAGGTCGAAGAAGAAGCTCTCATTCTATCAAAACGTAAAATTGACGCTCTTAAAGCATGGGATGACCTGGAATTGAAATTTGAAAATGGAGACGTGTTTGAGGCTGAAGTTAAAGATGTCGTCAAAGGCGGGCTTGTTGTAGATCTAGGCGTACGTGGTTTTGTTCCGGCTTCTCTAGTAGAAGACTATTTCGTTGAAGATTTTTCTGATTACAAAAACAAAACTTTAACATTCAAGATCGTTGAGCTTGAGAAAGACAAGAATCGCTTAATCCTCTCACATCGGGCAGTCGTCCAAGAACAAAAGGAAAAGCAAAAAGCAAACGTTTTGGATAAGATTGAAAGCGGGCAAGTGCTTGAGGGCGTGGTCCAAAGGATTACCGATTTTGGTGCATTCGTGGATATTGGGGGCGTAGACGGTCTTGTCCACATTTCCCAGCTTTCCCATCAGCATGTCGAAAAGGCATCCGATGTCGTTTCCGAAGGGGATAAAGTGCAAGTTAAAGTACTATCCATCGATCGTGATAATGAAAGGATCTCTCTTTCCATTAAAGATACCCTTCCGGGACCGTGGGCAGGCATTGCAGAAAAAGCGGCCAAAGGCTCTACACTGGAAGGTATCGTCAAACGACTTGTTTCTTTCGGTGCATTTGTGGAGATTTTTCCAGGGGTGGAAGGGCTTGTTCATATTTCCCAGATTTCCCACAAGCATATTGCCACACCGCAAGAAGTGCTTAAAGAAGGTCAGTCTGTCGAAGTGAAGGTGCTGGAAGTCAATGAAACGGATCAACGTCTATCATTGAGCATTAAGGAACTTGAAGAACCTCAAGCCAATTACAATACATCGGATTATGAGATCCCTGAAGAATCGAAGGGCTTTCAGCTAGGTGAAATGATCGGTGATCAATTGAAAAAACTAAAATAA
- a CDS encoding YpzI family protein, whose protein sequence is MGKDRQEKKLKESKRVESDRDQSLEHKGATRMESPEEARKRNS, encoded by the coding sequence ATGGGAAAAGATCGGCAAGAGAAGAAATTGAAAGAAAGTAAACGGGTGGAGTCCGACAGGGACCAATCACTGGAGCATAAAGGGGCAACTAGAATGGAAAGCCCTGAAGAGGCCCGAAAAAGGAATAGTTAA
- the cmk gene encoding (d)CMP kinase: protein MEKKLSVAIDGPAAAGKSTVAKIVAEKFNYIYVDTGAMYRALTYKALNQKILLDDEPALSEVLINTEIELRPSENGQLVFLDNEDVTAQIRNNEVTGSVSEVAKHRSIREELVRRQQIFAENGGVVMDGRDIGTHVLPNAEVKVFLIASVDERAQRRHQENILKGFPSDIEKLREEIATRDKLDSEREVSPLKKAADAIEIDTTSLSIQEVAESIMSLIEERKR from the coding sequence ATGGAAAAAAAATTATCAGTCGCAATCGATGGACCAGCTGCTGCTGGAAAAAGCACGGTTGCTAAAATTGTTGCAGAAAAGTTCAATTACATATATGTGGATACAGGTGCAATGTATAGGGCCCTTACCTATAAGGCCCTTAACCAAAAGATTCTTCTTGATGATGAACCAGCATTATCAGAAGTTCTCATCAATACGGAAATCGAATTAAGACCAAGTGAAAATGGACAGTTGGTGTTCTTGGATAATGAGGACGTGACAGCCCAAATCAGGAATAATGAAGTGACTGGTTCCGTTTCGGAAGTGGCAAAGCACCGAAGCATCCGGGAAGAATTGGTTCGCAGGCAGCAAATCTTTGCTGAAAATGGCGGTGTCGTCATGGATGGCAGGGATATTGGTACGCATGTTTTACCCAACGCCGAAGTAAAGGTATTTCTTATCGCATCTGTGGATGAAAGGGCACAGCGGAGGCATCAGGAAAATATATTGAAAGGTTTTCCTTCAGATATCGAAAAGTTAAGGGAGGAAATTGCAACAAGGGACAAGCTGGACTCGGAACGCGAGGTATCGCCACTGAAAAAGGCTGCGGATGCTATCGAAATCGATACGACTTCATTATCGATTCAGGAAGTTGCAGAAAGTATCATGTCTTTAATAGAAGAGAGGAAAAGATGA
- the ypeB gene encoding germination protein YpeB: protein MIRNIVIALLVVVVAGTAFWGYQEHKEKNAVLINAENTYQRAFHDLSYQVDLLHDKVGSTLAMNSRYSLSPALTDVWRITSEAQSDVGQLPLTLLPFNKTEEFLSKIADFSYKTAVRDLEKEPLNDKEYATLQSLYTQAGDIQGELRKVQYLVLKNNLRWMDVEMALASGKENSDNTIIDGLKTVEKKVSGYGETNEMNPTFTSAQQRDENFKNLQGETITKKEAIATAKNYAHSKSKNLQVNVEENGKGSDFGFYSVSILDKDSNTELNMDLTKKGGYPIWYINNRDVNKTNIDLNQAYTKAEEFLKEHDFSSLELFESAQYDNIALLNFVTSENGVKIYPDSVKVKVALDDGSIIGFSADEYLKSHKTRELADPNISEKEAKDKINSNVKIMEEGKALITNDIGEEVLCYEFLGTIKDDTYRIFINADTGQEEKVEKLKNSEPIYENLI from the coding sequence ATGATCAGGAATATAGTGATTGCCCTGCTTGTTGTAGTTGTTGCGGGAACTGCATTCTGGGGCTATCAAGAACATAAGGAAAAAAATGCTGTATTAATCAACGCGGAAAATACGTATCAGCGAGCCTTTCATGATTTAAGCTATCAAGTGGATTTATTGCATGATAAGGTCGGCAGTACTTTGGCCATGAATTCACGTTATTCATTAAGTCCGGCTTTAACGGATGTTTGGCGTATCACTTCCGAAGCCCAAAGTGATGTCGGGCAGTTGCCATTGACCTTGCTTCCTTTTAATAAGACAGAAGAATTTTTATCGAAAATTGCAGACTTCAGTTATAAAACAGCGGTACGTGACCTTGAAAAAGAACCATTGAATGATAAGGAATATGCGACTCTACAATCCTTGTACACACAGGCTGGGGACATCCAGGGCGAGTTAAGAAAAGTGCAGTATCTAGTCCTGAAAAACAATTTAAGATGGATGGATGTCGAAATGGCTCTTGCATCAGGGAAAGAAAATTCGGATAACACGATCATCGACGGATTAAAGACGGTGGAGAAAAAAGTATCTGGGTACGGCGAAACGAATGAGATGAATCCGACTTTTACATCTGCACAACAGAGGGATGAAAACTTTAAAAATTTGCAAGGTGAAACCATAACAAAAAAAGAAGCCATTGCGACAGCAAAAAACTATGCACACTCAAAAAGCAAAAATTTGCAGGTGAATGTGGAGGAAAACGGAAAAGGTTCCGATTTTGGATTTTATAGTGTGAGCATTCTCGATAAAGATTCCAATACCGAATTGAATATGGATTTGACAAAAAAAGGCGGTTACCCTATTTGGTATATCAATAATAGGGACGTGAACAAAACAAATATTGATTTGAATCAAGCCTATACAAAAGCCGAAGAATTTTTAAAGGAACATGATTTCAGTTCACTTGAATTATTTGAAAGTGCTCAGTACGATAATATCGCATTATTGAATTTCGTGACATCAGAAAATGGCGTCAAGATTTATCCGGATTCAGTCAAGGTTAAAGTCGCATTGGATGATGGATCCATTATAGGATTTTCAGCCGACGAGTATTTAAAATCACATAAAACCAGGGAATTAGCGGATCCGAACATATCCGAGAAAGAAGCTAAGGACAAAATCAACAGTAATGTAAAAATAATGGAAGAAGGAAAGGCGTTAATCACCAATGATATTGGTGAAGAAGTTCTATGTTATGAATTTCTCGGTACGATTAAAGATGATACCTACCGTATTTTCATTAATGCAGATACCGGTCAAGAAGAAAAGGTGGAAAAATTAAAGAATTCCGAACCGATATACGAGAATTTAATTTAA
- a CDS encoding YphA family membrane protein: MDGIIFYWISWIVWVIVMYFIPKTVPFRFDFLFHLLAVMVLAGYKLDAPLVSVHLSGPYLFFILCVYIRKKSIIKMMELISGSLIITLGYASFQLFSLLDPIWLIMKPTYLLCIFLNYLILLLFKNWKHRLFVLLIGMMMGDIIYSGLLAYHSLPYVALAYAWHDNAVLVLGANILWRMLELAGQYIYSISQSRFLSKQGKENFNQ; the protein is encoded by the coding sequence ATGGATGGAATAATATTTTATTGGATTTCATGGATAGTTTGGGTCATTGTCATGTATTTTATTCCGAAAACGGTTCCCTTTCGTTTTGATTTTTTATTTCATCTATTGGCCGTTATGGTTTTAGCTGGTTATAAACTGGATGCTCCCTTGGTTTCCGTGCATTTGAGCGGGCCGTATCTTTTCTTTATACTGTGTGTGTATATTAGGAAGAAATCCATCATCAAGATGATGGAACTGATCAGCGGAAGTCTTATTATCACTCTCGGTTATGCCAGTTTTCAACTTTTTTCTTTGCTTGATCCGATATGGCTCATCATGAAACCGACTTATCTTTTGTGTATTTTCCTGAATTATCTTATCCTATTACTTTTTAAAAATTGGAAACATCGATTGTTCGTCCTTTTAATTGGGATGATGATGGGAGATATCATATATTCTGGATTGCTTGCTTACCACTCTTTACCTTATGTGGCCCTTGCTTACGCATGGCATGATAATGCAGTGCTGGTTTTGGGCGCAAACATACTGTGGAGAATGTTGGAACTGGCTGGCCAATACATTTATTCAATATCTCAATCGAGATTTTTATCAAAACAAGGAAAAGAGAATTTTAATCAATGA
- a CDS encoding flagellar brake protein, whose product MFKIGDILMLEPKYSSQKEKFNCMVVEMGQGCVYTDFPINLETGKTAFLMDGTQLNVTFSNEEQAVYVFDSEVLGKVKGRIPMMQILLPEAETFVKIQRRQYVRLDVTLDTAVHPEHSEFPPFRALTEDISAGGASIRLLKGTDIQSVSHLYLWMALTLKSGEIHYLRLKSKVIRVTEKEHGNMLLHVQFLEPTKNDVQTLLRFIFEKQVELKKKGLHV is encoded by the coding sequence ATGTTTAAAATTGGTGATATATTAATGCTCGAACCGAAATACTCATCACAGAAGGAAAAGTTCAATTGTATGGTTGTCGAAATGGGACAGGGTTGTGTCTATACCGACTTTCCCATCAATTTAGAGACTGGTAAAACTGCATTCCTTATGGATGGGACACAGTTGAACGTCACATTTTCCAATGAAGAGCAGGCTGTTTATGTATTTGATTCTGAAGTGCTTGGAAAAGTGAAAGGCAGGATACCAATGATGCAAATATTGCTGCCCGAAGCAGAAACGTTTGTGAAAATCCAACGGAGGCAATACGTGCGCCTGGATGTAACCCTGGATACAGCCGTTCATCCAGAACATTCCGAGTTTCCCCCTTTTCGCGCATTAACAGAGGATATAAGTGCAGGCGGAGCTTCCATAAGGCTTTTAAAAGGTACTGATATACAATCGGTTTCCCACTTATACCTCTGGATGGCGCTCACGCTTAAATCAGGTGAGATTCATTATTTAAGGTTAAAAAGCAAAGTCATTCGCGTAACGGAAAAAGAGCATGGAAATATGCTGCTGCACGTTCAATTTCTTGAACCTACAAAAAATGATGTACAGACATTATTGAGATTTATATTTGAAAAGCAGGTCGAATTAAAGAAAAAAGGTTTGCATGTTTAA
- a CDS encoding NAD(P)H-dependent glycerol-3-phosphate dehydrogenase — MVKDKESIAVIGAGSWGTALALVIADNQHEVRLWGHNQNQINEINQNHTNEKYLPGIELPLGIKGYSSIKEALAGIEIIILAVPTKAYREVLGQIKEAHDKPLTIVHVSKGIEPDSLLRISEMIEEVSSADWLKDIVVLSGPSHAEEVSLRHPTTVAVSSKNMKAAERVQDIFINNNFRVYTNPDLIGVEIGGALKNIIALAAGITDGLGYGDNAKAALMTRGLAEISRLGVAMGANPLTFSGLAGIGDLIVTCTSVHSRNWRAGNMLGKGQKLEEVLENMGMVVEGVRTTKAAYQLAQKYEVNMPITEALYDVLFNGEEVKKAVDLLMNRSKTNEMEELYNILDSRQQD; from the coding sequence ATGGTGAAAGATAAAGAAAGTATCGCAGTTATCGGAGCAGGGAGCTGGGGAACTGCTTTAGCGCTCGTGATCGCTGATAACCAGCATGAAGTGAGATTGTGGGGACATAATCAGAATCAAATCAATGAAATAAATCAAAATCATACGAATGAAAAATACTTGCCTGGGATTGAATTGCCTTTGGGGATTAAAGGTTATTCTTCGATTAAGGAAGCATTGGCCGGGATTGAAATAATAATTTTGGCTGTGCCGACCAAAGCTTACCGGGAAGTGCTTGGTCAGATTAAAGAGGCTCATGATAAGCCATTGACAATCGTTCATGTGAGTAAGGGGATTGAACCTGATTCCCTGCTTCGTATATCGGAAATGATTGAGGAAGTCTCTTCGGCGGATTGGCTTAAAGATATAGTGGTTCTTTCAGGACCGAGTCATGCTGAAGAAGTCAGTCTACGTCACCCGACAACAGTTGCCGTTTCTTCAAAGAATATGAAGGCTGCCGAAAGGGTTCAGGACATCTTCATCAATAATAATTTCCGTGTGTATACAAATCCGGACTTGATTGGTGTTGAAATCGGAGGGGCATTAAAGAACATCATTGCATTGGCTGCCGGAATTACGGATGGTTTAGGCTATGGGGATAATGCCAAGGCTGCATTAATGACACGAGGATTGGCTGAAATATCCCGTCTAGGGGTGGCCATGGGGGCTAACCCGCTTACGTTTTCAGGTTTAGCTGGGATTGGCGACTTGATCGTCACTTGTACAAGCGTACATTCCCGTAATTGGAGAGCTGGAAATATGCTTGGAAAAGGGCAAAAGCTTGAAGAAGTTTTGGAAAACATGGGTATGGTCGTTGAAGGTGTCAGAACCACTAAAGCCGCCTATCAACTAGCTCAAAAGTACGAAGTGAACATGCCGATCACTGAAGCCCTGTACGATGTTTTATTCAATGGGGAAGAAGTGAAAAAGGCAGTTGACCTCTTGATGAATCGTTCAAAAACGAATGAGATGGAAGAACTTTATAACATTTTGGATAGCAGACAGCAGGATTGA